From Halotia branconii CENA392, the proteins below share one genomic window:
- a CDS encoding type IV pilin-like G/H family protein, which translates to MLKPELQAKFLSHLSNRKNREEEGFTLIELLVVVIIIGVLAAIALPSLLGQVNKAKQSEARNYTGTANRSQQAFFLEYQRFATDLSELQVGIKTPSDNFSYDIQVNGTAPNAAQFRGQATKPALKSYYGLVGTILGSSATSEALTVAIACESKAPSQTVGAITTFSTACDTANYVSLSR; encoded by the coding sequence ATGCTCAAGCCAGAATTACAAGCTAAATTCCTCAGCCACCTCAGTAACCGTAAGAACAGAGAAGAAGAAGGTTTTACTCTAATTGAACTGCTAGTAGTTGTAATTATTATCGGCGTACTAGCTGCTATTGCATTACCTTCACTACTAGGTCAGGTTAATAAAGCTAAGCAGTCAGAAGCTAGAAACTACACAGGTACAGCTAACCGTTCTCAACAAGCCTTCTTCTTAGAATATCAAAGGTTTGCCACCGACCTCTCTGAATTGCAAGTTGGTATTAAAACACCATCTGATAATTTCAGCTATGATATCCAAGTTAACGGTACTGCGCCTAATGCTGCCCAATTTAGAGGACAAGCCACTAAACCTGCGCTTAAATCTTACTATGGATTAGTAGGTACAATCTTGGGAAGTAGTGCTACCTCTGAGGCATTGACAGTAGCAATAGCATGTGAATCGAAAGCTCCTTCTCAGACAGTAGGTGCTATCACTACATTTTCTACAGCATGTGATACTGCAAATTACGTTTCTTTGTCTAGGTAA
- a CDS encoding Uma2 family endonuclease — MLLTIKDLEQLHTEHPEWQMELVEGKIIVMGPSDYESEEIGGRLITFLNNWIMSRKLGRVTGSSAGFILPSIKEGDSEKRNLRAPDVSFVRADRLKKTKRDFVELVPDLMVEVKSKSDRIKPIEEKIQLFLQLGSTVGMLIDPDKLTVMVYRLNQAPMMLQSGDILTLPELLPGWELEVSELWPPEFD; from the coding sequence ATGTTATTAACCATTAAAGATTTAGAGCAATTACATACAGAGCATCCAGAATGGCAAATGGAACTGGTAGAAGGGAAAATTATAGTTATGGGGCCATCAGATTATGAGTCAGAAGAGATTGGCGGTCGTTTAATTACGTTTTTAAATAACTGGATAATGTCGCGTAAACTAGGGCGAGTAACTGGTTCTAGCGCAGGTTTCATATTACCTAGCATAAAAGAGGGTGACTCAGAAAAAAGAAACCTACGTGCGCCTGATGTGTCTTTTGTGCGGGCTGACCGATTAAAGAAGACAAAGCGCGACTTTGTAGAGTTGGTTCCAGATTTGATGGTTGAGGTAAAGTCTAAATCAGACAGAATTAAGCCAATTGAAGAAAAGATTCAGCTATTTTTGCAACTTGGGTCTACAGTCGGTATGTTGATTGACCCTGACAAATTGACAGTAATGGTTTATCGGCTTAACCAAGCCCCAATGATGTTGCAGAGTGGAGACATACTCACATTGCCAGAATTGCTACCGGGTTGGGAATTGGAAGTATCAGAACTGTGGCCACCTGAGTTTGATTGA
- a CDS encoding Rpn family recombination-promoting nuclease/putative transposase, producing MKTDVIFYELIKELPQIFFELIGKPDTNPNIYIFTAPEIKQQSFRLDGLFSTIEGFENEPLYFVELQTYKDEEFYERLFGEIFVYFRQYQPANSDWYAIVIYDKRIHEAQPHPRYRFLIEQHLRCIYLNELDTSTDNYLGIGIAKLFTETPTRATSLAQELINQARENLTDEHLQKKVLAFIQTIIFYKFPTLSVEEIEAMLNLDEFQNTRLFESILERTKLSLVPKCIDRGMSIQEIAEFLELDVETIRKSLQQQPE from the coding sequence ATGAAAACAGATGTAATATTTTATGAACTTATTAAAGAACTTCCGCAGATATTTTTTGAACTAATTGGTAAACCTGATACTAATCCCAATATCTACATATTTACTGCACCTGAAATCAAGCAACAATCATTTCGTTTAGACGGTTTATTTTCCACTATTGAAGGATTTGAAAACGAACCTTTATACTTTGTAGAATTGCAAACCTACAAAGATGAAGAATTTTACGAACGGTTATTCGGCGAAATCTTTGTTTACTTCCGTCAATACCAACCAGCCAATTCAGACTGGTATGCAATTGTTATTTACGACAAACGCATCCATGAAGCTCAACCACACCCACGCTATCGGTTTTTAATCGAACAACATTTGCGCTGCATTTATTTAAATGAACTTGATACTAGTACTGATAATTACTTGGGTATAGGAATTGCCAAGTTATTTACGGAAACACCTACAAGAGCTACTTCCTTAGCTCAGGAGTTAATTAATCAAGCGAGAGAAAACTTAACTGACGAGCATCTGCAAAAGAAAGTGCTAGCATTTATCCAAACCATCATATTTTACAAGTTCCCCACTCTTAGCGTCGAGGAGATTGAAGCCATGTTGAATTTAGACGAATTTCAAAATACTCGGTTGTTTGAAAGCATTTTAGAAAGAACAAAGTTAAGTTTAGTTCCAAAATGCATTGATAGAGGGATGAGTATTCAAGAGATAGCTGAATTTTTGGAATTAGATGTTGAAACTATCAGAAAATCTCTGCAACAACAGCCTGAATAA
- the trxB gene encoding thioredoxin-disulfide reductase: MANPTVENLVIIGSGPAGYTSAIYAGRANLKPVVFEGFQAGGLPGGQLMTTTEVENFPGFPQGITGPELMDQMKAQAERWGAELYTEDVISVDLSQRPFTVRSDEREIKTNSLIIATGATAKRLGLPSEHEFWSRGISACAICDGATPIFHGAELAVIGAGDSAAEESIYLTKYGSKVNLLVRSDTMRASKAMQDRVLSNPKIQVHWNTEAVDIFGDGHMTGVKIRNNQTNEESELQAKGLFYAIGHTPNTSLFTGQLELDEVGYIVTKHGTVETSVEGVFAAGDVQDHEFRQAITAAGTGCMAAMLAERWLSSTGLIQEFHQQPETPANELEHQPAAKKTEAEEAAGFNLQVTRHEGGYALRKLFHESDRLLVVKYVSPGCGPCHTLKPILNKVVDEFDGQIHFVEIDIDKDRDIAENANVTGTPTIQFFKNQDLLKEVKGVKQKSEYRQLIESNL, translated from the coding sequence ATGGCTAACCCGACTGTAGAAAACTTAGTAATCATCGGTTCTGGCCCAGCAGGGTACACCTCTGCCATCTATGCAGGACGAGCTAACCTCAAACCCGTTGTATTTGAAGGTTTCCAAGCGGGAGGTTTGCCTGGTGGACAACTGATGACAACAACAGAAGTAGAAAACTTTCCTGGATTTCCCCAAGGTATTACGGGGCCAGAACTAATGGATCAGATGAAAGCGCAGGCGGAGCGCTGGGGGGCTGAGTTATATACTGAGGATGTGATCTCAGTTGACTTAAGCCAGCGCCCTTTCACTGTGCGCTCAGATGAAAGAGAAATTAAAACCAACAGCTTGATTATTGCCACTGGTGCAACCGCCAAGCGTTTAGGCTTACCTAGCGAACATGAATTTTGGAGTCGCGGTATTTCGGCTTGTGCAATTTGTGATGGTGCAACACCAATTTTCCACGGTGCAGAATTGGCTGTGATTGGTGCTGGTGACTCAGCGGCGGAAGAGTCAATTTACCTGACTAAATACGGCTCGAAAGTCAATCTGTTAGTACGCTCTGATACAATGCGGGCTTCTAAAGCTATGCAAGACCGCGTTTTGAGTAACCCAAAAATCCAAGTGCATTGGAACACAGAAGCTGTGGATATTTTCGGTGATGGTCACATGACTGGGGTGAAAATTCGCAATAATCAGACTAATGAAGAAAGCGAACTACAGGCTAAAGGCTTGTTCTACGCGATTGGTCATACTCCCAATACTTCACTATTTACAGGACAACTAGAACTAGATGAAGTGGGTTATATTGTCACCAAGCACGGGACTGTAGAAACCAGTGTAGAAGGCGTTTTTGCCGCTGGCGATGTCCAAGATCATGAATTTCGTCAGGCAATTACAGCTGCTGGTACTGGCTGTATGGCGGCGATGCTAGCTGAACGTTGGTTGTCTTCCACTGGTTTAATTCAAGAGTTCCATCAACAGCCGGAAACACCAGCTAATGAATTAGAACATCAGCCAGCTGCTAAGAAAACTGAAGCAGAGGAAGCAGCTGGATTTAATTTACAAGTAACGCGCCATGAGGGGGGTTATGCTTTACGGAAATTATTCCATGAAAGCGATCGCCTACTTGTTGTCAAATACGTCTCTCCAGGTTGCGGCCCTTGCCATACCCTCAAACCCATTCTCAATAAAGTAGTAGATGAATTTGACGGTCAAATCCACTTTGTAGAAATTGACATCGACAAAGATCGCGATATTGCCGAGAATGCTAATGTCACCGGGACACCAACAATTCAATTCTTCAAAAATCAAGATTTATTGAAGGAAGTTAAAGGTGTGAAGCAAAAGAGTGAATATCGCCAATTAATTGAAAGTAATCTCTAA
- a CDS encoding helix-turn-helix domain-containing protein produces MVGVTKVEIKESVQQLHELLVKQKTASSRERVQALYLLKMGQVRTVQDAAFVVGRERVTVQRWLKTYTESGINGLLSTKKSPGRPPIIDGSTKEQLLKELEQPFGFKSYEEIRTWLKAVQGVRASYKVVHDTVRYRMKAKLKVPRAVGIKHNEEAELEFKKNCHNT; encoded by the coding sequence ATGGTTGGAGTCACCAAAGTCGAAATAAAAGAATCAGTCCAACAGTTGCATGAACTGCTCGTCAAACAGAAAACAGCATCAAGCCGTGAACGAGTTCAAGCTTTGTATTTACTGAAAATGGGGCAAGTAAGAACGGTACAGGATGCAGCTTTTGTCGTAGGCAGAGAAAGAGTGACAGTGCAAAGATGGTTAAAAACATATACAGAGTCGGGAATAAACGGTCTATTGTCAACAAAAAAAAGTCCAGGGCGACCGCCAATTATTGATGGTTCGACCAAAGAACAACTTTTAAAAGAACTTGAACAGCCATTTGGATTTAAAAGCTATGAAGAAATCCGAACATGGTTGAAAGCGGTTCAAGGTGTGAGAGCGTCGTATAAAGTAGTACATGATACAGTACGCTATCGAATGAAAGCGAAGTTAAAAGTACCAAGAGCAGTAGGGATAAAACACAATGAAGAAGCAGAATTAGAATTTAAAAAAAACTGCCACAATACCTAG
- a CDS encoding IS630 family transposase: MRYWCGDESRVGLKTELGRLITLCGIKPIGIMQWKRENFYLYGLVEPLTGEYYIWEFSHLNTACFNIFLEQFAATYPEDIHILQLDNGAFHLSQTLKIPENIILLFQPPHTPQVNPIERLWEEVKRNLSWECFANLDELRTVIWQRLEELNTSIVANITGWGFILDALFVSGFS; encoded by the coding sequence ATTAGATACTGGTGTGGTGATGAAAGCCGTGTAGGATTAAAAACAGAATTAGGAAGACTGATCACGCTTTGTGGCATTAAACCTATTGGCATCATGCAATGGAAACGAGAAAATTTCTATTTATATGGTTTAGTAGAGCCGTTAACTGGTGAGTATTATATTTGGGAATTCTCTCATCTCAACACAGCTTGCTTCAATATCTTTTTAGAACAGTTTGCAGCTACGTATCCGGAAGATATACACATACTTCAATTAGACAATGGTGCTTTTCATTTAAGCCAGACTCTTAAAATTCCAGAAAATATTATTTTATTATTTCAACCTCCACATACTCCCCAAGTCAATCCCATTGAACGTTTATGGGAAGAAGTAAAAAGGAATTTAAGTTGGGAATGCTTTGCTAATTTGGACGAGTTAAGAACAGTTATTTGGCAACGTCTTGAGGAATTAAACACATCAATTGTTGCGAATATTACAGGTTGGGGTTTTATTCTGGATGCTTTATTTGTATCAGGCTTTTCGTGA
- a CDS encoding DUF937 domain-containing protein — MGLFDQILGAVANPNQQGSLGQIGGIINAVDQLSNRTGADSSTIQSMLGVVGNYVRSSLQQQQATGGNEQAQALVNQYGGTSENPQAVNSLFSPAMQQQVANVAAQRTGLDAGTIQQLLPLAVPLVLNFLQSGANAQNPQGGGNPVLNSFLDADGDGDVDISDAIQMASRYIKR; from the coding sequence ATGGGACTTTTCGATCAAATTCTTGGTGCTGTCGCTAATCCTAATCAACAAGGCAGCTTAGGTCAAATCGGTGGTATTATCAACGCTGTCGATCAGTTGAGTAATCGGACTGGGGCAGATTCCTCAACAATACAATCTATGTTGGGTGTTGTGGGTAATTATGTGCGCTCTTCTTTACAACAGCAGCAAGCTACAGGTGGTAACGAACAAGCTCAAGCTTTAGTAAATCAATATGGCGGCACTTCTGAAAACCCCCAAGCTGTTAACTCTTTATTTTCCCCAGCGATGCAGCAACAGGTGGCTAACGTTGCTGCCCAACGTACCGGATTAGATGCTGGTACAATCCAACAATTGCTGCCTTTAGCAGTACCTTTAGTATTGAATTTCTTGCAATCTGGCGCGAATGCTCAAAATCCTCAAGGTGGCGGGAATCCTGTACTAAATTCCTTTCTAGATGCAGACGGGGATGGCGATGTCGATATTTCTGATGCGATTCAAATGGCTAGTCGGTATATCAAACGGTAA
- a CDS encoding YcjF family protein, with the protein MPLSRIVTLIVGLIVILGLALWLIDSLSRLYWQLSYSPLLGNLLLLLLIVLIGALVAAFVYYVLVIQAGEKRSRRQRNRVTSAQIPAAKSDAASTTLQAVRQQVGQIQDEVARQALLSKSREIEVNLARGEIQVVVFGTGSAGKTSLVNAVMGRMVGQVDAPMGTTQVGETYCLRLKGLERKILITDTPGILEAGVAGTEREQMARELATSADLLLFVVDNDLRRSEYEPLRGLAEIGKRSLLILNKTDLYTDEDKEVILARLRQRVRGFIAASDVVAIAANPQSAQLETGETFLPEADIVPLLRRMAAILRAEGEDLVADNILLQSLRLGEEARKLIDSQRRRQADKIVERFQWIGAGVVSVTPLPFVDLLATAAVNAQMVVEIGRVYGCELNMERGRELALSLAKTIASLGIVKGAIELLSTALQTNPATFIVGRAVQGVTAAYLTRIAGKSFIEYFRHDQDWGDGGMTEVVQRQFQMNRRDEFIKAFVQEAIAKVVKPLTDRSEAIEEAGEQGAEGRGRD; encoded by the coding sequence ATGCCTCTGTCGCGCATAGTCACGCTGATTGTTGGTCTAATCGTCATTTTGGGGCTAGCCCTGTGGCTGATTGATTCCCTTTCACGCCTCTATTGGCAGTTGTCTTATTCGCCGCTGCTGGGTAATTTGCTGTTGCTGCTGTTGATTGTACTCATAGGGGCTTTGGTTGCAGCTTTTGTTTATTATGTGCTGGTAATTCAAGCCGGGGAAAAGCGATCGCGTCGTCAACGCAATCGTGTGACTTCAGCACAAATTCCCGCTGCTAAATCTGATGCGGCTTCTACGACACTACAAGCTGTGCGCCAACAAGTAGGACAAATTCAAGATGAAGTAGCACGCCAAGCTTTATTAAGTAAATCGCGGGAAATTGAAGTTAATTTAGCACGGGGTGAAATCCAAGTAGTGGTATTTGGGACAGGAAGTGCTGGCAAAACTTCTCTGGTGAATGCAGTTATGGGACGCATGGTAGGTCAAGTTGATGCCCCAATGGGAACAACCCAAGTAGGAGAAACCTATTGTTTGCGGTTGAAGGGTTTAGAACGCAAAATTTTAATTACAGATACCCCAGGAATTTTAGAAGCTGGGGTAGCAGGAACAGAACGGGAACAAATGGCCAGAGAATTGGCAACATCGGCAGATTTATTGTTATTTGTAGTCGATAATGACTTGCGACGTTCAGAATATGAACCGCTGCGGGGATTAGCAGAAATTGGCAAGCGATCGCTTTTAATCCTCAACAAAACTGACTTATATACAGATGAAGATAAAGAAGTCATTCTTGCCCGGTTACGTCAACGAGTACGGGGATTTATTGCTGCAAGTGATGTAGTAGCGATCGCAGCTAATCCTCAATCTGCACAGCTAGAAACTGGCGAAACCTTCCTGCCAGAAGCAGATATTGTGCCTCTGCTGCGACGAATGGCGGCTATTTTAAGAGCTGAGGGTGAAGATTTAGTTGCAGATAACATTCTCCTACAATCTTTGCGACTAGGAGAAGAAGCACGTAAACTCATTGATAGCCAGCGCCGTCGTCAAGCTGACAAAATTGTAGAAAGGTTTCAGTGGATTGGTGCTGGTGTAGTTTCAGTCACGCCTCTACCATTTGTCGATTTATTAGCAACCGCTGCTGTCAATGCTCAAATGGTTGTGGAAATTGGTAGAGTCTACGGCTGCGAACTGAATATGGAACGCGGACGAGAGTTAGCCCTTTCTTTAGCAAAAACGATCGCCAGTTTGGGAATTGTCAAGGGAGCCATTGAATTATTATCTACCGCTTTACAAACGAATCCGGCGACTTTTATTGTTGGTAGGGCAGTTCAAGGCGTAACCGCAGCTTATTTAACGCGGATTGCTGGTAAGAGTTTTATTGAATATTTTCGTCACGACCAAGATTGGGGCGACGGTGGGATGACAGAAGTGGTGCAGCGACAGTTTCAAATGAATCGCCGAGATGAATTTATTAAAGCTTTTGTGCAAGAAGCGATCGCTAAAGTAGTCAAACCTTTAACAGATAGATCCGAGGCGATCGAGGAAGCAGGGGAGCAGGGAGCAGAGGGCAGGGGGAGAGACTGA
- a CDS encoding Tab2/Atab2 family RNA-binding protein, which produces MGSIWEIDFYSRPILDANQKKVWEVLICESPSDVGKSMDSLFRYAEYCPSTQVNSGWLRTALQQAITKAGEAPIKIRFFRRQMNNMITKACQDVGIPAQPSRRALVLNQWLKQRMESVYPQEPGYQGGGNPSVRLERPLPQRLPDALEGKQWAFVTLQAADFTEMSEWEIGFGEAFPLELAQLSPETRIPGVLIFSPRALPIAGWMSGLELAFLKFDTTKGQRLILETGATESWVLANIKNPQTLAEAKSFEETKQKANGVHFIGVQSDPQAESFAGFWLLQEVSLP; this is translated from the coding sequence ATGGGCAGTATTTGGGAAATTGATTTTTACTCCCGTCCGATTCTGGACGCAAATCAGAAAAAAGTTTGGGAAGTCTTAATCTGCGAAAGTCCTTCGGATGTGGGCAAAAGTATGGATTCCCTGTTTCGCTATGCTGAATATTGTCCCAGTACCCAGGTCAATTCGGGTTGGCTGCGGACGGCGTTACAGCAAGCAATTACTAAGGCTGGAGAAGCGCCAATCAAAATCCGCTTTTTCCGTCGCCAAATGAACAACATGATTACTAAAGCTTGTCAGGATGTGGGTATTCCAGCTCAACCTAGCCGCCGCGCTTTAGTTCTCAATCAATGGCTAAAACAGCGGATGGAGTCAGTTTATCCTCAAGAACCAGGGTATCAAGGAGGGGGGAATCCCTCGGTGCGTTTAGAAAGACCTTTACCCCAGCGTTTACCAGATGCTTTGGAAGGAAAACAGTGGGCATTTGTGACTTTACAAGCTGCGGATTTTACAGAAATGTCAGAATGGGAAATTGGCTTTGGGGAAGCGTTTCCTTTAGAGTTAGCCCAATTATCACCTGAAACCCGCATTCCTGGTGTTTTAATTTTCTCACCCAGAGCATTGCCGATCGCAGGTTGGATGTCTGGTTTGGAGTTGGCTTTTTTAAAGTTTGATACTACCAAAGGACAGAGATTAATTTTAGAAACTGGCGCTACTGAAAGTTGGGTTTTAGCAAATATTAAAAATCCCCAAACTTTAGCAGAAGCTAAAAGTTTTGAAGAGACTAAACAAAAAGCTAACGGTGTGCATTTTATTGGTGTCCAATCTGATCCTCAAGCAGAATCTTTTGCTGGGTTTTGGCTATTACAAGAGGTGAGTTTACCGTAA
- a CDS encoding TldD/PmbA family protein gives MGAENLSQDTLAEQLLELAIKSGAEAAEVYQSRSLSRPVFFEANRLKQLETSQSEGTVLRLWRNGRPGLTVAYGYVSAQALVERALALSQLNQPEPIQLGNYSKPSYPDLGKNVPIEVLVNWGKEAIALIRDVYPEVLCNSDWECDVETTRLLNTYGLDCYYTDTTLSCYVSAEWIRGDDFLSVSDGQTQRDILQPEKIADQILQRLLWARENVSPPNGRVPILFTSKAADMLWGTVQAALNGKRVLELASPWAERVGQPVIAPNLTLYQDPQAGPYSCPFDDEGTPTTPLVFIQDGILQHFYCDRTTGRQLGTDTTGNGFRPDLGSYPSPGLFNLLIQPGAASLQDLIEQLDDGLIVDQILGNGSGISGDFSINIDLGYRVQKGHVTGRVKDTMVAGNVYTAIKQLVQLGNDADWNGSCYTPSLIVEGLSTTSRNN, from the coding sequence ATGGGTGCTGAAAATTTGTCACAAGATACACTAGCAGAACAACTGCTGGAACTAGCTATAAAATCTGGAGCAGAAGCAGCTGAGGTTTATCAGTCGCGATCGCTTTCTCGTCCTGTGTTTTTTGAGGCTAATCGTCTCAAGCAGCTAGAAACCAGCCAATCTGAAGGTACAGTATTGCGGCTATGGCGAAATGGACGGCCAGGACTGACGGTAGCTTACGGTTATGTCTCAGCTCAAGCGCTGGTGGAGCGAGCTTTAGCTTTGAGTCAACTTAATCAACCCGAACCAATACAATTGGGCAATTATTCTAAACCTTCCTATCCTGATTTAGGAAAAAATGTACCTATTGAGGTATTGGTAAATTGGGGCAAAGAGGCGATCGCTTTAATTCGTGATGTTTATCCAGAGGTTCTTTGCAATAGTGATTGGGAATGTGATGTGGAAACTACTAGACTTTTAAATACATACGGTCTAGATTGTTACTATACTGACACTACTCTCAGTTGCTATGTATCAGCAGAATGGATACGAGGCGATGATTTTTTAAGTGTTTCTGATGGTCAAACCCAGCGGGATATCCTGCAACCTGAGAAAATAGCTGATCAAATTTTACAAAGGTTACTTTGGGCTAGAGAAAACGTCTCACCACCCAATGGCCGCGTTCCGATTTTGTTTACTTCTAAAGCGGCTGATATGCTTTGGGGTACTGTACAAGCGGCTTTAAATGGCAAACGCGTCTTAGAGTTAGCTTCTCCTTGGGCAGAACGCGTGGGTCAACCAGTGATTGCACCTAACTTGACTCTTTACCAAGACCCCCAAGCAGGCCCTTACAGTTGTCCTTTTGATGATGAAGGTACTCCTACCACTCCTTTAGTCTTTATCCAAGATGGGATTTTACAGCATTTTTATTGCGATCGCACCACCGGACGACAACTAGGTACTGATACTACTGGTAATGGTTTTCGTCCTGATTTAGGCAGCTATCCCAGTCCTGGTCTATTTAATTTATTGATCCAGCCTGGTGCAGCATCACTACAAGATTTAATTGAACAACTGGACGATGGCTTAATTGTCGATCAAATATTGGGCAACGGCAGTGGCATTTCTGGCGATTTTTCAATCAATATTGATTTAGGTTATCGTGTGCAGAAGGGTCATGTAACTGGGCGTGTAAAAGATACGATGGTTGCAGGTAATGTCTATACAGCCATTAAACAATTGGTGCAATTAGGTAACGATGCTGATTGGAATGGTTCTTGTTATACTCCGTCTTTAATAGTAGAGGGACTATCTACTACTAGTAGAAATAATTAA